One stretch of Prosthecobacter debontii DNA includes these proteins:
- a CDS encoding lysophospholipid acyltransferase family protein, with product MLDRFRLIIAWIACLVYWLAGGTAFLGLCLILPLLSLKDRGRVIGQAALRVAFRGFLRLLGLFGIVEYEFVGFDRLRAQSGGMIVAPNHPALWDAVFVLSEVDQMACVLKASLMCNPILFGGATAAGFIPNEPAHRMLRQCIETLKSGSRLLFFPEGTRTRPENGVLNPIQGGLAIVAKNAGVPVWPVFVKTNSRYLSKGWPLWQLPTEKVRLQMTVGEPVTFPPGGDAQEFLVELRQRYLTALESPSAIA from the coding sequence ATGTTGGACCGCTTCCGCCTGATCATCGCTTGGATTGCGTGTCTGGTCTATTGGCTCGCTGGGGGCACAGCTTTTTTAGGCCTATGCCTGATTCTGCCGCTACTCTCGCTGAAAGATCGGGGTCGGGTAATTGGACAAGCGGCGTTGAGGGTGGCCTTTCGTGGTTTTTTGCGACTGCTGGGCCTCTTCGGCATTGTCGAATACGAGTTTGTCGGGTTCGACAGATTACGTGCGCAATCAGGTGGCATGATCGTAGCTCCCAATCACCCGGCTTTGTGGGATGCGGTGTTTGTCCTGTCAGAAGTTGACCAAATGGCCTGCGTGTTGAAAGCCTCCTTAATGTGCAATCCAATTTTGTTTGGCGGAGCAACAGCCGCCGGGTTCATTCCAAACGAACCTGCTCATAGAATGCTGCGCCAATGCATTGAAACCCTGAAAAGTGGAAGCCGCCTATTATTTTTCCCTGAAGGCACCCGCACGCGTCCAGAGAATGGCGTGCTCAATCCCATTCAAGGGGGCCTAGCAATTGTGGCCAAAAATGCCGGAGTGCCGGTCTGGCCTGTGTTTGTGAAGACCAACAGCCGATATCTGAGCAAGGGCTGGCCACTCTGGCAGCTACCCACCGAAAAAGTCCGCCTCCAGATGACGGTGGGGGAGCCCGTGACTTTTCCCCCTGGAGGTGATGCGCAGGAGTTCCTGGTGGAACTGCGCCAGCGATATCTCACGGCTCTGGAATCTCCCTCTGCGATCGCATGA
- a CDS encoding 3-hydroxyacyl-ACP dehydratase FabZ family protein, producing the protein MLQPDTLVQALSSLPHGPEFRFLDEMVTLEPGVSATARWTLKGSEAFLAGHFPGNPLLPGVIMIESLAQLGGVLAQSDRGDKPLKNVRLTAVRQFKILGSIPPGETLTIHSKLDGVMPGLVQVSGEITTGDNTRLAVGSIILSGEE; encoded by the coding sequence ATGTTGCAGCCAGACACGCTTGTCCAAGCTCTTTCCTCACTCCCTCACGGACCAGAGTTTCGCTTTCTAGATGAAATGGTTACACTGGAACCGGGAGTTTCTGCCACAGCCCGCTGGACCCTCAAGGGTAGCGAGGCTTTTCTGGCTGGTCATTTCCCGGGTAATCCTCTGCTTCCCGGCGTCATCATGATCGAGTCTTTAGCCCAGCTCGGAGGCGTCTTGGCCCAGAGCGATCGAGGCGACAAGCCGCTCAAAAACGTCCGACTGACAGCCGTGCGTCAGTTCAAGATTCTGGGCAGCATTCCTCCAGGTGAGACCCTGACGATCCATTCCAAGCTGGATGGTGTCATGCCCGGCCTCGTCCAGGTGAGCGGCGAGATCACTACCGGCGATAATACTCGACTGGCCGTCGGTAGCATCATTCTCAGTGGCGAGGAGTAA
- a CDS encoding PSD1 and planctomycete cytochrome C domain-containing protein, which produces MFRLPAFFALALPATLSAASLDFQRDVRPILSNHCYHCHGPDEQGRKGKLRLDIREDALKAGKSGELAIVPGKVDASEVIHRITTSDETDIMPPPEAKKPLTDAQKDILERWVAEGAEYTPHWAFKKPEAAPVPPGEHPVDHFIQQKLKENGLALSTTASPETLIRRVYLDLTGLPPSPEEILAFSQAPDPAKAYEQIVDRLLATPAYGERWARRWLDLARYADTNGYEKDRERSIWPYRDWVIKALNADMPFDEFTIEQLAGDMLPQATLDQCIATGFHRNTMLNEEGGIDPLEFRFHAMTDRVATTGATWLGLTLQCVQCHTHKFDPITHTEYYGVMAFLNNADEPDLDLPDPTAETEHAANLQKASALLKALPDKWPNATAEHNARTAFKQWLAQEKERAVKWHPLKPTQAKTNLPLLTIQTDNSVLGSGDISKSDTYDLTFAPAPHPIRAIRLEALPHDSLPAHGPGLCYYEGPKGDFFMGEFKVTANGQPVKIASATESYAKNNFGKNPANAIQAVDGDPQTGWSCAGRYGERHEAVFVLKEPVPAGAEIQIQMLFGRHYACSLGHFRISGTEQASAAAVDLEDKLQALLQKTSLTQAEEQPLWEHFLLTAPELAQASKTILQLRKAPASPITLVMRERPADQPRATHRHHRGEFTQPKEPVEPVTLSILHPFPKDKPKTRLEFARWLVSPENPLTPRVIVNRQWATFFGRGLVKTVDDFGYQGALPSHPELLDWLAVNFIQQGWSMKKLHRLIVTSATYKQASEQPAEAIGKDPENILLSHFPRVRLEAEIIRDAMLQASGLLNPKLGGPSVYPPQPDSVTEVAYGKFKWTPSTGTDRYRRSLYTFSKRTAPFALYTTFDAPTGESCLVKRETSNSALQALTTLNDVIFTEGAQALGRRLADLHRDDTSTIRQLYLLVLSRQPSPDELQLTQAFLTQQRERLTSGELKAAEITGQPEGTAAAAAWALTARALFNLDEFITKG; this is translated from the coding sequence ATGTTTCGTCTGCCAGCCTTCTTTGCCCTTGCCCTGCCTGCGACGCTCTCCGCCGCATCGCTCGACTTTCAGCGTGATGTCCGGCCCATCCTATCTAACCACTGTTACCATTGCCATGGTCCCGATGAACAGGGGAGGAAAGGCAAGCTGCGCCTCGACATCCGTGAAGACGCCCTGAAAGCAGGGAAGTCGGGTGAACTGGCCATCGTCCCAGGCAAAGTGGATGCGAGTGAAGTCATCCACCGCATCACGACTTCAGACGAGACGGACATCATGCCTCCTCCCGAGGCTAAAAAACCTCTCACCGACGCTCAAAAAGACATCCTCGAACGCTGGGTGGCTGAAGGGGCCGAATACACACCGCACTGGGCGTTCAAGAAACCCGAAGCCGCTCCGGTTCCTCCTGGCGAACATCCGGTGGATCACTTTATTCAGCAGAAGCTGAAGGAGAATGGCCTCGCTCTCTCCACCACTGCATCCCCCGAGACGCTGATTCGTCGTGTTTATCTCGATTTGACCGGTTTGCCCCCCAGCCCTGAGGAGATCCTGGCCTTCAGCCAAGCCCCAGATCCCGCTAAGGCTTACGAGCAAATCGTGGATCGCCTCCTCGCCACACCTGCTTATGGGGAGCGTTGGGCTAGACGCTGGCTGGATCTCGCTCGTTATGCCGATACCAACGGCTACGAAAAAGATCGGGAGCGCAGCATCTGGCCCTATCGAGACTGGGTCATCAAGGCCCTCAATGCGGACATGCCATTCGATGAATTTACCATCGAGCAGCTTGCGGGAGACATGCTACCTCAGGCCACTCTCGACCAGTGCATCGCGACTGGATTTCACCGTAACACCATGTTGAACGAAGAGGGTGGCATTGACCCCCTGGAATTTCGTTTCCACGCCATGACCGATCGTGTGGCCACGACAGGTGCCACATGGCTGGGGCTCACCCTTCAGTGCGTGCAGTGCCACACGCACAAGTTCGATCCCATCACGCACACGGAATACTACGGCGTCATGGCCTTTCTCAACAATGCGGATGAACCTGATCTGGACCTCCCCGACCCTACTGCCGAGACCGAACATGCGGCGAACCTGCAAAAAGCCTCCGCTCTACTCAAAGCCCTGCCCGACAAGTGGCCCAACGCGACAGCGGAGCACAATGCACGCACCGCTTTCAAGCAATGGCTCGCTCAAGAAAAGGAACGCGCGGTGAAATGGCACCCTCTCAAGCCGACTCAGGCCAAGACCAACCTCCCGCTGCTGACCATTCAAACCGACAACTCCGTGCTAGGTTCGGGTGACATCTCCAAGTCCGATACTTACGACCTCACCTTTGCCCCCGCCCCTCATCCCATTCGAGCGATTCGCTTGGAAGCTCTCCCGCACGACAGCCTTCCTGCACACGGCCCCGGCCTCTGCTACTATGAAGGTCCGAAAGGAGATTTCTTCATGGGAGAATTCAAAGTCACCGCCAATGGCCAACCGGTGAAGATCGCTTCGGCGACAGAAAGCTATGCCAAAAACAACTTCGGCAAAAATCCCGCCAATGCCATCCAGGCTGTGGACGGTGACCCCCAAACGGGATGGAGCTGCGCTGGGCGTTATGGCGAACGGCATGAAGCGGTCTTTGTCTTGAAAGAACCCGTCCCCGCTGGAGCGGAAATCCAGATCCAAATGCTCTTTGGGCGTCACTATGCTTGCTCGCTCGGGCACTTTCGCATCTCCGGCACAGAACAGGCCTCGGCCGCAGCGGTGGACCTCGAAGATAAACTTCAAGCACTGCTACAAAAAACCAGCCTCACACAAGCGGAAGAGCAACCCCTGTGGGAACACTTCTTGTTAACCGCTCCAGAGCTGGCCCAAGCCTCCAAAACCATTCTGCAGCTGCGCAAAGCGCCAGCTTCACCCATCACCCTCGTGATGCGTGAGCGCCCCGCGGATCAACCACGAGCAACCCACCGTCACCATCGTGGCGAGTTCACCCAGCCCAAGGAGCCGGTGGAACCCGTCACCCTTTCCATCCTGCACCCTTTTCCCAAAGACAAACCCAAGACTCGTTTGGAGTTCGCCCGATGGCTGGTTTCCCCCGAAAATCCACTGACACCCCGTGTGATCGTCAATCGCCAATGGGCGACCTTTTTCGGGCGTGGTTTGGTGAAAACCGTGGATGACTTCGGTTATCAAGGTGCCCTCCCCTCGCATCCCGAATTGCTCGATTGGCTCGCGGTTAACTTTATCCAGCAAGGCTGGTCGATGAAAAAGCTGCATCGTTTGATCGTCACCAGTGCCACCTACAAACAAGCCTCCGAGCAGCCCGCAGAAGCGATTGGAAAAGATCCCGAAAACATCCTTCTGTCCCACTTCCCCAGGGTTCGCTTGGAAGCTGAGATCATTCGTGACGCCATGCTTCAAGCCTCGGGTTTGTTAAATCCCAAGTTAGGCGGCCCCAGTGTTTACCCCCCGCAGCCGGATAGCGTCACCGAAGTCGCCTACGGCAAATTCAAATGGACTCCAAGCACGGGGACAGATCGTTACCGCCGCAGCCTTTATACATTCAGCAAGCGCACCGCTCCGTTTGCCCTCTATACCACCTTCGATGCACCCACGGGTGAATCCTGCCTGGTCAAACGCGAGACATCCAATTCCGCCCTGCAGGCCTTGACCACCCTGAATGATGTTATCTTCACGGAAGGAGCCCAAGCGCTGGGACGAAGGCTGGCAGACCTTCATCGCGACGATACCTCGACGATTCGTCAGCTTTATTTGCTCGTCCTCTCCCGCCAGCCCAGCCCCGATGAGTTACAACTCACCCAGGCTTTCCTCACACAACAACGCGAGCGTCTAACCTCGGGCGAACTCAAGGCGGCCGAGATCACAGGGCAACCTGAGGGCACCGCTGCCGCAGCCGCTTGGGCTCTGACCGCCCGCGCCTTGTTCAACCTCGACGAATTCATCACCAAAGGCTGA
- a CDS encoding type II toxin-antitoxin system RelE/ParE family toxin: protein MKIRFAASARLELTEAFDYYEAAQPGLGEDFLREIEVCMELIRQWPEGWTSLSAKIRRCRTKRFPFGLLYEIRSDHIAIVAVADLRRDPQRWEDLL from the coding sequence ATGAAAATTCGTTTTGCCGCATCGGCTCGGCTCGAATTGACGGAGGCGTTCGATTATTACGAAGCGGCTCAGCCGGGACTGGGTGAGGATTTTCTTCGAGAAATCGAAGTTTGTATGGAGCTCATCCGTCAGTGGCCGGAGGGCTGGACCTCTCTGTCGGCTAAAATTCGACGTTGCCGGACAAAACGCTTTCCGTTTGGGCTTCTCTACGAGATTCGATCTGACCATATTGCCATCGTCGCCGTCGCAGATTTGCGGCGAGATCCACAACGATGGGAAGATTTGTTGTGA
- a CDS encoding addiction module protein: MSFETVTQAALALEPVERARLLDSLWESLATDDAVSSRQAAWVAEAESRSAAISSGQLETFDEVEVLQGLRSRLKA; this comes from the coding sequence ATGAGTTTCGAGACCGTTACCCAAGCAGCTTTGGCTTTGGAGCCTGTCGAGCGGGCGCGGCTTTTGGATAGCCTTTGGGAGTCATTAGCTACGGATGATGCTGTCAGTAGCCGACAAGCGGCCTGGGTTGCCGAAGCGGAGAGTCGGTCCGCTGCGATCTCTAGCGGGCAACTCGAGACCTTTGATGAAGTGGAAGTCCTCCAAGGATTACGCAGCCGCCTGAAGGCATGA
- a CDS encoding DUF1501 domain-containing protein — protein sequence MLPSSTFYSRRHFLRDCTYGLGKVAAAGLLTDTFAQAVEGKDNPMAPRGPHFPAKANRVIHLFMAGAPSQLETFDPKPMLTKYEGKPIPPEVIGGQRYAFIRPDAAALGPRFKFAQHGQSGAWVSEAMPHIARVVDDLCFIRSVKTDQFNHAPAQLFFQTGFGQPGRPCIGSWALYGLGAETQNLPAFVVMSTGSGLSGGTALMSSGFLPTLYNGVRFRNSGDPILNVSSPNGIDSRAQRDTLDLISTLNQKRLGTVGDPEIATRIASYEMAFRMQTSAPELTDLKSESQETLEMYGCDPEKPSFARACLLARRMVERGVRFINIYHEGWDAHSNVEGNIRKNSQETDQASAALIKDLKQRGLLEDTLVVWGGEFGRTPMVETNPALGRALGRDHHPQAFTIWMAGGGVKGGQTIGATDELGFNVIEDPVHVHDVQATLLHLMGFDHERLTFHTQGRDYRLTDVHGHVVKKVLA from the coding sequence ATGCTTCCTTCATCCACCTTTTACTCCAGGCGGCACTTCCTGCGTGACTGCACTTACGGTTTGGGCAAGGTCGCCGCGGCCGGACTCTTGACAGACACCTTTGCTCAGGCAGTCGAGGGGAAGGATAACCCGATGGCACCACGCGGTCCTCACTTCCCTGCGAAAGCCAACCGGGTGATTCATCTTTTCATGGCCGGAGCACCGAGCCAATTGGAGACATTCGACCCCAAACCCATGCTCACGAAGTATGAGGGTAAACCCATCCCGCCCGAGGTTATCGGCGGGCAACGCTACGCTTTCATCCGCCCCGATGCTGCGGCACTGGGTCCTCGATTTAAATTTGCCCAGCATGGACAGAGCGGAGCCTGGGTGTCTGAAGCCATGCCGCACATCGCGAGGGTTGTGGATGACTTGTGCTTCATCCGCTCGGTCAAGACCGATCAATTTAACCATGCACCTGCCCAATTATTTTTTCAGACCGGGTTCGGTCAGCCTGGCCGCCCCTGCATCGGTTCCTGGGCACTCTACGGATTGGGCGCTGAAACTCAGAATCTCCCAGCTTTCGTGGTCATGTCCACAGGCTCCGGCTTGAGTGGCGGCACGGCTCTGATGTCCAGCGGCTTTCTCCCCACCCTCTACAACGGCGTTCGCTTCCGCAACAGTGGTGATCCGATCCTGAACGTCTCTAGCCCGAATGGCATCGATTCCCGAGCCCAGCGAGACACCCTGGATCTCATCAGCACGCTGAATCAAAAACGGTTAGGCACCGTCGGCGACCCGGAGATTGCCACACGAATTGCCTCTTATGAAATGGCGTTTCGAATGCAAACCAGCGCCCCCGAACTGACGGATCTCAAGAGCGAAAGTCAAGAGACCCTGGAAATGTATGGTTGTGATCCTGAGAAACCTAGCTTTGCCCGAGCCTGCCTACTTGCACGTCGCATGGTCGAGCGCGGAGTCCGCTTCATCAATATTTACCATGAAGGCTGGGATGCTCACTCCAATGTCGAGGGCAACATCCGAAAAAACAGCCAAGAGACCGATCAAGCCAGCGCGGCTTTGATCAAAGACCTCAAACAACGAGGACTCCTGGAGGATACCCTCGTCGTGTGGGGCGGAGAGTTCGGCCGCACCCCCATGGTCGAAACCAATCCCGCTCTCGGGCGTGCTTTAGGCCGCGATCATCATCCTCAAGCCTTTACCATCTGGATGGCCGGCGGAGGCGTGAAGGGTGGGCAAACGATCGGTGCCACGGATGAACTTGGGTTTAACGTCATCGAAGATCCCGTGCATGTACATGATGTTCAAGCCACCCTGCTGCACCTCATGGGATTCGATCATGAACGCCTGACCTTTCATACCCAGGGACGTGACTACCGCCTGACGGATGTCCATGGGCATGTGGTGAAAAAGGTGTTGGCATAG
- a CDS encoding TerC family protein, whose product MSWVATPEAWIALLTLTVMEIVLGIDNIVFISILVDKLPVAERPRARFLGLAFAMVTRILLLLSITWVMQLKEPLFAVFAHEISGKDLILILGGLFLLWKSTKEIHHKVEGDAEEVHASGIGKAALSSILLQIAILDIVFSLDSVITAVGMVDHIMVMIIAVMIAVGFMMIFAGTVSDFISRHPTVKVLALSFLLLIGTTLIAEGFHVHFQKGYVYFAMAFSIFVEFLNIRMKAKAEKRKQASAH is encoded by the coding sequence ATGTCCTGGGTCGCAACCCCAGAAGCCTGGATTGCCCTCCTAACACTGACGGTGATGGAGATCGTGCTGGGGATTGATAACATCGTGTTCATTTCCATCCTGGTGGATAAGCTCCCCGTCGCAGAGCGTCCTCGGGCTCGCTTTTTGGGTCTGGCCTTTGCCATGGTTACGCGCATTCTTTTGCTGCTCTCCATCACTTGGGTCATGCAGCTCAAAGAACCGCTCTTTGCGGTGTTCGCTCACGAGATCTCGGGTAAAGACCTGATCCTGATCCTCGGCGGTCTATTCCTGCTGTGGAAGAGCACCAAAGAAATCCATCACAAGGTAGAAGGCGATGCCGAGGAAGTTCACGCCAGCGGTATTGGCAAGGCTGCACTTAGTTCTATCCTGCTTCAGATTGCCATTCTGGATATCGTGTTCTCTCTAGATTCCGTTATCACCGCCGTCGGCATGGTGGACCACATCATGGTCATGATCATCGCAGTGATGATCGCCGTCGGTTTCATGATGATCTTTGCCGGAACGGTCAGCGACTTCATCAGCCGCCATCCGACGGTGAAGGTGCTGGCGCTCTCGTTCTTGCTTCTAATTGGCACCACCCTCATCGCCGAAGGTTTCCACGTCCATTTCCAGAAAGGCTATGTCTATTTCGCCATGGCCTTTTCGATCTTCGTCGAGTTCCTGAACATCCGCATGAAAGCCAAAGCTGAAAAACGTAAGCAGGCTTCCGCTCATTGA
- a CDS encoding SHD1 domain-containing protein — MKLASRLFPLLLLMAIAQALGDEPRVFTDQAGRSITAEVVSVQDGHVTLKRADGQSFTIPIDTLSEADVKFLKARSSPEIPRQGPTPAPLNSVVIESLIDGPSELRVKKDGIYWVNGPNAKPGRHMGQEEPTYVDGKSWRPNWKEPRQDRGVDRTATKSVDGIDPLKTEFKLLNVTVNRGGYGIEKRDPIKVSIVEDELAIMIPDSQGGSMWYRFALVKKE; from the coding sequence GTGAAACTCGCTTCCAGGCTCTTTCCCTTGCTGCTGTTGATGGCCATCGCCCAAGCGCTTGGCGATGAGCCCCGAGTTTTCACCGATCAAGCAGGCCGCTCAATCACGGCGGAGGTCGTTTCGGTGCAGGACGGCCATGTCACCTTGAAACGGGCTGACGGGCAGAGCTTCACCATCCCGATAGACACGCTCTCTGAAGCCGATGTAAAGTTTCTAAAAGCTCGATCTTCCCCCGAAATCCCACGACAAGGCCCTACCCCGGCGCCGCTTAATTCGGTTGTCATCGAATCCCTGATTGATGGCCCATCCGAACTGCGGGTGAAGAAAGACGGCATCTACTGGGTCAATGGTCCGAATGCCAAGCCGGGTCGGCACATGGGACAGGAAGAACCCACCTATGTCGATGGAAAGTCCTGGCGGCCCAATTGGAAAGAACCACGTCAAGACCGTGGAGTCGATCGCACCGCGACCAAGAGTGTTGATGGTATTGACCCGCTGAAAACGGAGTTCAAACTCCTCAATGTCACGGTCAACCGTGGCGGTTATGGCATCGAGAAACGCGACCCTATCAAGGTCAGCATCGTTGAAGACGAGCTCGCCATCATGATCCCAGACTCTCAAGGCGGCTCCATGTGGTATCGCTTCGCGTTGGTGAAGAAGGAATAA
- a CDS encoding Hsp20/alpha crystallin family protein yields the protein MKLTRYTPSFDLGRVADFDQWLRHPFASFPAVGQLFGEFLPGNAGRLATDVYEDTDNYYARFELPGVKKEDVKVEVHDRLLTVSAERREKEGDKEESFSLSRSVSVPEGVRGDAISAKLEDGILTVTLPKQEQRKPKQIEVQ from the coding sequence ATGAAACTCACACGTTACACCCCCTCCTTTGATCTCGGCCGCGTGGCTGATTTTGACCAGTGGCTGCGTCATCCCTTTGCAAGCTTTCCTGCCGTGGGCCAGCTCTTCGGCGAGTTTCTCCCTGGCAATGCAGGCCGTCTGGCCACGGATGTCTATGAGGATACAGACAACTACTACGCCCGCTTTGAACTTCCCGGCGTGAAGAAAGAAGACGTGAAAGTCGAGGTCCATGACCGCCTCTTGACCGTCTCTGCTGAACGCCGCGAAAAAGAGGGCGACAAGGAAGAATCCTTCAGCCTCAGCCGCTCGGTTTCTGTGCCTGAAGGTGTCCGAGGCGATGCCATCTCGGCCAAGCTTGAAGACGGCATTCTCACCGTGACTTTGCCGAAACAGGAGCAGCGCAAACCGAAACAGATCGAAGTCCAATAA
- a CDS encoding Hsp20/alpha crystallin family protein, with amino-acid sequence MNSTCCTPSQKTQSAPGAGVTETLQKPLYDVKGSPEAYEVRVQMPGVPKGNVKIDLEENVLSIRGERQSATPEGWKSLHREISTQSYLLRLKLNTPVDEDKLTANLQDGVLTLNLPVKEAAKPRRIAVE; translated from the coding sequence ATGAACTCCACTTGCTGCACCCCTTCTCAGAAAACCCAGTCCGCTCCAGGCGCAGGCGTCACCGAAACCCTCCAAAAACCTCTCTACGATGTGAAAGGCAGCCCCGAGGCCTATGAGGTGCGCGTCCAGATGCCCGGTGTTCCCAAAGGCAATGTCAAAATTGATCTTGAGGAGAACGTCTTGAGCATCCGTGGCGAACGCCAATCGGCCACACCTGAGGGCTGGAAGTCCCTACATCGGGAAATCTCTACCCAGAGCTATCTGCTCCGCTTGAAACTCAATACCCCCGTGGATGAAGACAAGCTCACCGCCAACCTTCAGGATGGTGTGCTGACACTGAACCTTCCGGTGAAAGAAGCCGCCAAGCCTCGCCGAATCGCGGTGGAATAA
- a CDS encoding PLP-dependent transferase encodes MTDLLSHPLWEADSLGSPLPDHDFGVSVSLPLWKHVVGYEEGDPEVVSKFRSGYPRFCCPPAISEAFGLAELELAAEGERAIVFPRLVHAQRCVEFIAREGFSGRALEWTDEKHGVALFPAEAYLKARRFWRFCGEVVSTRQACHILGRTIDEPTVTVEEGRAASALIRQRLADLAGQKAEDVFLFPSGMAANFAVHRMLTTLFPERKTIQLDFPYVDVLKLQQMFGRGAHFLPLVDETEYEQLKGLLAGEKIAGLFCEAPSNPLLRCVDLPRLLKIRHDVQPEVPLIIDDTVSTSVNADACRAADIVTSSLTKSFSGIGDVLAGSVILNRASPHHAAFSAFLKEHADHDLWHADAVALEANSRDFVQRAQTMSRNAEALADHLRDHPLVERVWHAKTDGGVGYETLRRENGGYGCLFSFLLKDAARTSEPFYDALRVCKGPSLGTNFTLVCPYTLLAHYEELDWAESCGVPRYLIRVSAGLEDIQDLVARFDEALALAAKAEL; translated from the coding sequence ATGACCGACCTGTTAAGCCATCCTCTGTGGGAAGCCGATTCTTTGGGCTCTCCACTGCCTGACCACGATTTTGGCGTCAGTGTATCCTTACCGCTTTGGAAGCATGTGGTGGGGTATGAGGAGGGTGATCCCGAGGTGGTCTCCAAGTTTCGCTCCGGTTACCCACGGTTTTGCTGTCCCCCTGCCATCTCGGAGGCTTTTGGCCTGGCGGAACTGGAATTGGCGGCAGAGGGCGAGCGCGCCATCGTTTTTCCGCGCTTGGTTCATGCTCAACGCTGCGTGGAGTTCATCGCACGGGAAGGTTTTTCCGGGCGCGCCTTGGAATGGACGGACGAGAAACATGGTGTGGCCCTCTTTCCCGCTGAGGCCTACCTGAAAGCCCGTCGTTTCTGGCGCTTTTGTGGGGAGGTGGTGAGCACCCGCCAGGCGTGCCACATCCTCGGTCGGACCATCGACGAGCCTACAGTCACCGTAGAGGAAGGGCGTGCAGCCAGTGCCTTGATTCGGCAGCGCTTAGCGGATTTGGCCGGACAGAAGGCCGAAGACGTCTTTCTTTTCCCCTCCGGCATGGCGGCTAATTTCGCGGTTCATCGGATGCTGACCACGCTGTTTCCTGAACGAAAGACCATTCAGCTCGATTTTCCCTATGTGGATGTGCTGAAACTCCAGCAGATGTTTGGCCGCGGAGCTCATTTCTTGCCGCTGGTCGATGAAACTGAGTATGAACAACTGAAGGGGCTATTGGCTGGTGAAAAGATCGCAGGTCTGTTCTGCGAAGCTCCGAGCAACCCCCTGCTGCGCTGTGTAGATCTGCCCCGGCTGCTCAAAATCCGCCACGATGTCCAACCCGAGGTGCCGTTGATCATTGACGATACCGTTTCCACCTCGGTGAATGCCGATGCCTGTCGTGCGGCGGACATCGTCACCAGCAGTCTCACCAAAAGCTTTTCCGGCATTGGGGATGTGTTGGCTGGCAGTGTCATTCTGAATCGGGCATCTCCGCATCATGCCGCTTTCTCAGCTTTTCTGAAAGAGCATGCGGATCACGACCTTTGGCATGCTGATGCCGTTGCCCTCGAGGCGAATTCACGAGACTTTGTTCAACGCGCCCAGACCATGAGCCGCAACGCCGAGGCCTTGGCGGATCATCTGCGTGATCATCCACTTGTCGAGCGTGTGTGGCATGCCAAAACGGATGGCGGTGTGGGCTATGAAACCCTGCGTCGTGAGAATGGGGGCTATGGCTGTCTCTTTTCCTTTTTACTCAAAGATGCCGCCAGAACCAGCGAGCCCTTTTATGACGCGCTGCGCGTGTGCAAAGGCCCAAGTCTAGGCACCAACTTCACCTTGGTCTGCCCTTATACTCTCTTGGCCCACTATGAGGAATTGGACTGGGCCGAAAGCTGCGGGGTCCCACGTTATCTGATCCGCGTTTCCGCTGGCTTGGAGGACATTCAAGACCTTGTAGCTCGGTTTGATGAAGCTTTGGCCTTGGCCGCAAAGGCCGAACTCTGA